AATTGTTGTTGCGGTCGTTGGGTTAACTTTTTCCCCCGAATGTAGTTGTCAATTATTTCTCATGTACTGTATCAACTAATGTATATTTTTTTAATGAAAACAAGAATTTCTTGCATGTGACAAGTTGAGCAATGGTTGATCCTTGCACCAAAATTTGTAGCCAAGACATTGTTTCGTGGGATTTCTCGTCTCAAATCGATGAATGCCTGCAAATTTTCTTTTAGAGAACAGACACAAGAAGTGTCCGGCTTTTAAATTAATAAAGCTAGCCGACCACGGCAATGGTAACATCAACATAAGTACGTTACAGACCAAACAAACCTCCTGCCAGTGAGAATTCCTTCGAAAGTAACACGCCTCTTTGCTGCCTTTGCGTGTCCGTAGCACAAAACAAGCAACTCCGTTTCAGGGCCCTCGAAATCAGAGTCCTCCGAGGTAGCAGGGATCTGCGCGTGCAAAGGAAAGCCAAAGATTTGATCCAAAACTTGAGAACAAGCTCCTTCGAGAAATCCCCAAAtcacaaaccctaaccctaactctaAGAACTTACCTTCATGGTGCCGTCGTTGGAAACTGAGATGACGTACTCAATGGTGTGGTCGCTACTTTCGCCATCACTCCAGGAAACCatgacacggcggcggcggcggcggcaagcacgAACAGAGCAAGAGAGAGGAGAGCACACAGAGCGAGGGAGACATAGTGGAGAAGAGATGGGGGGGGGGGAGTAAGATTTGGTCTCTCGACCGAACGACGCCGTCTAACGGTGGTCTGCACGGCTAGCTACGCCACGTAGGCAAAAAAAAGACCCACATGTCATAAACTCACTTAGCAGAGTCAGATCCGTCGATCAGTGTTTtctgcaaaaggaaaaaaaatacacaAGACATGGTGTTTTTTGCCAAAAAAATGTACGTAGTGGTTGTCTGCTAATTTAACCTTCAAAGTGATtgttttgtgcaatttactccaGCGTGGCAAAACCTGAGCAGAAACTAagaaactcaacaaacaccaacATGTACAaaacaaagccccccccccccgcgccgcgcGCAAGTAAGAACGGCAGAGAACATGGTAATCGGAGTATTTTTCCTATTGATGAACCTGCTTATCTTCCACTATCTACAGTTCGGATCAAATGCACGAGAGGAAAAAAAAATACATCTGTGGAACATATTTTCCCgtaaaaaaaaaaagagaagcctACCCTCTATCTTAGCAAGCAATTGTGTTACCGtgtgaagaaaagaaaagaaaagaaaagttacAGCTACAACTGAGTTTCATTTACAATCTTGAGCCCCCAGCTGACGTCCTCGCAGTGCCTCACGTACGGCACCACCTTGCCCAGGTCGGCGAAGCTCTTGGCCTTGCAGTCGAAGTAGGGGGCCTGGTGGAAGCACGGCTCGATGGACATGGCGCGGCCGCATGGTGGCTTCGGCACGACATGGTTCTTGGGCTTGTACAGGTCGTCCTCGGGCTTGTACATGATCCATGGCGTGAGGCCGGCGAGGCCCTGTGCGACGTACCCGAAGGTGGAGTACCCGCTGGTGATGAGCACATCGCTCATGCTGAGCAGGTAGATCTCCGCCAGCGCCTTCATGTTGTGCTTCTTGTTCTTGGACCTCTGGTACTCTTCGTGGCTCGGCTGGTACACTTTGACCGTGGTGCCGTCGACGGTCCCGTGCTCGCTGTACCTTCCCCGGATCTGATCACTGTACCAAGAGCTTAACGAAGTCACAAGAACGGCAATTGTCCGATTATTCCCGGTGGCTGCTTCATGGGTCACGCCGATGATTTGTGGCAGCAGCTTTTCACCCTGAGCACAAGAAAGGACCTGCTCTAAAACGTGTGGAAATGGCCCATTTCTTTGGAGGATGCCCTTGGTTTCAAGTACTCTGATCTGTATCCCCACTACTTTGTCAGCTTTAGCAAGGTAGGCCCTGTAGTACGTTGTCGCCGAATACCAGATATCATTTGTGGGATGAAGAAGATACCGGCCCAAGTGATGGAAAACGGTGTCCTTTTCAGGAAACAGCTTGCTCAGTTCATCTTGGAAACTTGGGATAAGAAACAGTGACGGCACAAAGTACATGTCGGTTCGCATGATCAGCCACGGCACGCCTTGCAGGAACTGTTGATGGTCTTCGCAGTAGAAAAGCGTGTCGTTGGGAGCGCAGTCGCCGTCAAGATAGAGGAACACATAGGGTGGCCTAGCACTGGTTAGAGACCGATAAGTGTTGCCACGGATAACATTATCCTGCAACATGTTGCCGTAGCTCTCTGGGCTACGCTCGGTGAACTCATTATAGCTCAGAGGGAAATCTGAAGGAATCAACCATGAAGTTCCAGGGAAAGGCTCGCAGAAAGTACTGGC
Above is a window of Triticum aestivum cultivar Chinese Spring chromosome 6B, IWGSC CS RefSeq v2.1, whole genome shotgun sequence DNA encoding:
- the LOC123134592 gene encoding galactoside 2-alpha-L-fucosyltransferase-like; this encodes MEKQPSSWQGSNGGHEKRLPLRGGGRLETEARAPHAHAHAADQQEAGRGRHRRNCVRAALVLCLLTLPACVLIVGNLQAESSSEMLFDVDDLPKYDDDDQDIRDDMPDDLSPSAQIDYDRLLGGLLVEGFDERSCRSRYQFARYHRNAARVPSSYLIERLRRQEALQKKCGPGTKSYNNAAKQLMSTQSINGTSDCNYLFLIIHAGMGNRMLEITSAFLYALLTGRVLLVDRSKQIASTFCEPFPGTSWLIPSDFPLSYNEFTERSPESYGNMLQDNVIRGNTYRSLTSARPPYVFLYLDGDCAPNDTLFYCEDHQQFLQGVPWLIMRTDMYFVPSLFLIPSFQDELSKLFPEKDTVFHHLGRYLLHPTNDIWYSATTYYRAYLAKADKVVGIQIRVLETKGILQRNGPFPHVLEQVLSCAQGEKLLPQIIGVTHEAATGNNRTIAVLVTSLSSWYSDQIRGRYSEHGTVDGTTVKVYQPSHEEYQRSKNKKHNMKALAEIYLLSMSDVLITSGYSTFGYVAQGLAGLTPWIMYKPEDDLYKPKNHVVPKPPCGRAMSIEPCFHQAPYFDCKAKSFADLGKVVPYVRHCEDVSWGLKIVNETQL